TACTGTCTCGGGCTTTTTAGAGAGTCAATGATAAGAGGCGCTGAAAAGTCGGGTGTTCCAATTGACCTGATTCTTCCCTCTGTTGAAAAAATTCAGAGGGTTATTGAAGAAGAGGACTGCACATTCCAGGAGGGCAGTCTTTCAATGGATGATTATCTTGGTGAATTCTGCGATGAGTTGCAAAAATTCAGAAACTCAAAAAAAAGTAACCCTTGAAATTACAAATATCAGGTAATATGAAGATCAGGTAATATGAAGCGATAGAGAGTGATATAATGTTAAAGTCCGGCTATAACAAAACTAAGGTCTGTCCAGACTTCCGCTTCTGAATCCTTCAACATCAAGGCAGATGTAGGAAAAGCCCAGCTTTTTAAATTCTCCTGCTATTAATTCCCTGTTTTTAAGTATTTTTTCAAAGTCATCAATAGAAGTTTCAATTCTTGCAATATCGCCATGAGCTCTTACTCTTACAGTTGAAAGACAGAGGCTGAAGAGTACTTCTTCAGCAGATTCTATAATTTTAAGTTTTTCAGCCGTAATCAAATCGCCGTAGGGAATCCTTGATGCAAGGCAGGCTGATGAAGGCTTATCTGCAAAGGAAAATCCAAGTGAGCGTGATATTTCCCTGATGTCTTTTTTTGTGATATCAGCGTCCACAAAGGGATGCCAGACACCTTCTTCTTCACATGCCGGGATTCCGGGGCGAAATTCTGAAATATCAGATGCATTAAGCCCGTCGGCAATGTCAGAAATCCCGTTTTGTTCTGCTGTACCTTTAATTATTTTCATCATCTCTTTTTTACATAAGTAACAGCGTTTTTTTTGGTTCTTTGAAAATCCATCTATAAAGAGAGGATCAAAATCAACGACAATAAGCAAAATTCCTATCTCTTCTGCTGTTTTTATTGCAGATTCATATTCTCTTTCTGGAACAAGCGGGCTATTTAGAAATATTCCGACTGCATCAGTCCCCGGAAGTGATGCGGCGATTGCAGATAAAAGTGCACTGTCAGCACCGCCTGAGTATGCAACGGCGATTTTTTCCTTTGAGCTTAGAATTTTCTTTAAAAATTCGTATTTTTCCTTTGCTGTTGAATTCATTTTTAAACTTTAAGACTGCCTATTGGTTTAATCCCTGATACTTCCGTTGATATTTATTGTAATATCCTCTATTGGAATCGTTTTTCCTGCCTTTTTAAGAGCCCTGTCGATTATTATCCGGATGCCGTTGCAACAGGGAACTTCCATGTGAAGAGCTGTTATTGATTTTATCTCATGAGTTGAGAATATTTCTGCAAGTTTTTCAATGTATCCTTCAATATCTGAGTCCAGTTTCGGGCAGAATATTATCAGAATTTTTCCCTTTAAAAACTGAGGGTGGAAACTGCCGTATGCAAAAGATACACAGTCGGCGGCTATTAAAAGATCGGCGGAATCGAAGAATGTTGATGACGGATTTAAAAGCTTCAGTTGTATCGGCCACTGGCGAAGTTCTGATTCAGCAAAATTTATTTTTTCCTGTGAAGTTTTTTTAACAGAACTGACAGCTCCATTTCTTTTCAGTGTTCTTTCAAAAGAGCCCGGACATGAACTGTTTTGGATATTTTGATCTTTTGAAAAACTCTCTGCTGTAGGTTTATCGAAGTCGCTTATTCCGGTGTTTTCATGCTCAGGTATTTGGATTTTGTTCTGATTTAGATATTCAACTGCTGTATTGTAGTAATCCTTCTCGCCGTGAGAGGCGAGGTGTTCGAGATGAGCCTTAATAACTGCCTGACCCTGACGTGCGATATTTTCCATAACAACTTTTTCATTATAGGGCTCTCCTTCACGCTCAATTACTGTGATTGCACCCTGTGGGCAGGTTCCAATGCATGCCCCAAGTCCGTCACAGAAGAGATCACTTACAAGCCTTGCTTTTCCCTCTATGAGCTGTAATGCACCTTCAGGACAGTCAGGTATGCATTCCCCGCATCCGTTGCATTTCTTCTCATCAATTTTGATTATCTTTCGCATCATCTCTGTTACCGCCTTTGAATTTATTCCTTTTAGTATTCCACTATTTCCCGTCTTTCGCAAGACAGATATGATGCCCTTATTCGCAATATCTTTTTTGCATCTTTTTATTTCAGGTCTTAGGTTTAATTACAAAACCCGGAGGAAAAATGTTTGAGAAAAGATATTTTATCAGAAGTTATTTTTTTGTATAAATAGTAAAACTGGACAAGGAAAAAAATGGATCAGAATAAGCGTATGATATACATGGATAATGCCGCAACAACACCTTTAAGATTCGAGGCTTTTGAAGCAATGCTGCCTTTTTTAAAAGAGAACTTTGGAAATCCGTCTTCTCTTTATGATCTTGCAAAGGTGTCACGCGAAGCGGTTTTAAAAGCCCGCATTCAGGTTGCAGAGGCAATTGGTGCACAGCCAAAGGAGATATATTTCACATCCGGCGGAACTGAGTCTGACAACTGGGCGATTAAGGGTGTTTCTTTTGCAAACCGCGATAAGGGTATGCACATCATAACAAGTTCAATTGAGCACCATGCCGTGTCACACACATGCCGCTGGCTTGAAAAGCAGGGGTTTTCTGTCACATATCTTCCTGTTGACAAATACGGACTTGTAAACCCAAAAGATGTCAAAGATGCAATTCGTGATGATACTATTTTAATCACGATAATGTTTGCAAACAACGAAATCGGAACTATCGAGCCGGTTGCAGAGATTGGTAAAATTGCTCGCGAAAACGGGGTTTTGTTTCACACCGATGCTGTACAGGCAGTAGGTCATGTACCGATTGATGTTTTGGCGATGAACATCGATATGCTCTCAATGTCAGGACATAAATTCGGAGGGCCAAAAGGAACTGGAGCGCTTTACATCGGAAAAAGAGTGAAGACTGATGCTTTAATGCACGGCGGCGATCAGGAGAGAAAGAGGCGTGCCGGAACTGAGAATGTGCCGGGAATTGTTGGTCTTGGACTTGCACTGGAACTGTCTGTTTCTGAGATGGAAGAGACAAATAAACGCCTGATAAAACTTAGGGACAGGCTAATTGACGGCCTTTTAAAGATTCCGTACTCGCATCTCAACGGTCATCCGAAAATGCGTCTTTCAAACAATGTCAATATAGTCTTTGAATTTATTGAAGGAGAATCGATTCTTTTAATGCTTAACAGGAGGGGAATCTGTGCATCAACCGGAAGTGCGTGCAACTCATCATCCCTTGAGCCTTCGCATGTCCTTACTGCCTGTGGTCTTTCGCAGGAGATTGTGCATGGATCACTTAGGCTTACAATCGGTGATATGACAGGGGATGATGATGTATCATATGTTTTGAAAACAGTTCCTGAGGTTGTACAAAAGCTTAGAAATATGTCGCCTTTAACACCTGATGAACTTCGGACTGAATAAAAAAAGCAATCCGGTTTTTCGGCAGAAATCCTGACCGGGGCAGTATTAAAGGCAGTATTAAATAAACAAAAATCAAGAGGAAAATAAATATTTAGGAGATGTGATTTTTATGGATTACAGCGAAAAAGTAATGGATCATTTTGAAAACCCAAGAAATCAGGGAAAAATAGAGGATGCTGACGGGATTGGAGAGGAAGGGAATCCAACCTGTGGCGATATAATGAAGATTTACATCAAAGTTTCTGACAACATTATTGAAGATGTGAAATTTCAGACCTTTGGATGCGGGGCGGCAGTAGCATCGTCAAGCATGGCAACCGAACTTATCAAAGGAAAGACTCTTGAAGAAGCATGGGAGCTTTCAAACAAGGCTGTGGTCGAGGCGTTAGAAGGGCTTCCGCCGCAGAAGGTGCACTGTTCTGTCCTTGCAGAGGATGCAATCCACAAGGCAATAAACGACTACCGGATAAAGCAGGGCCTTTCTCCATGGGAGGAAAAGGAAGGAAAAGAGCA
The genomic region above belongs to Methanomicrobium antiquum and contains:
- the nifU gene encoding Fe-S cluster assembly scaffold protein NifU; its protein translation is MDYSEKVMDHFENPRNQGKIEDADGIGEEGNPTCGDIMKIYIKVSDNIIEDVKFQTFGCGAAVASSSMATELIKGKTLEEAWELSNKAVVEALEGLPPQKVHCSVLAEDAIHKAINDYRIKQGLSPWEEKEGKEHHH
- a CDS encoding ATP-binding protein, encoding MMRKIIKIDEKKCNGCGECIPDCPEGALQLIEGKARLVSDLFCDGLGACIGTCPQGAITVIEREGEPYNEKVVMENIARQGQAVIKAHLEHLASHGEKDYYNTAVEYLNQNKIQIPEHENTGISDFDKPTAESFSKDQNIQNSSCPGSFERTLKRNGAVSSVKKTSQEKINFAESELRQWPIQLKLLNPSSTFFDSADLLIAADCVSFAYGSFHPQFLKGKILIIFCPKLDSDIEGYIEKLAEIFSTHEIKSITALHMEVPCCNGIRIIIDRALKKAGKTIPIEDITININGSIRD
- the nifS gene encoding cysteine desulfurase NifS; translation: MDQNKRMIYMDNAATTPLRFEAFEAMLPFLKENFGNPSSLYDLAKVSREAVLKARIQVAEAIGAQPKEIYFTSGGTESDNWAIKGVSFANRDKGMHIITSSIEHHAVSHTCRWLEKQGFSVTYLPVDKYGLVNPKDVKDAIRDDTILITIMFANNEIGTIEPVAEIGKIARENGVLFHTDAVQAVGHVPIDVLAMNIDMLSMSGHKFGGPKGTGALYIGKRVKTDALMHGGDQERKRRAGTENVPGIVGLGLALELSVSEMEETNKRLIKLRDRLIDGLLKIPYSHLNGHPKMRLSNNVNIVFEFIEGESILLMLNRRGICASTGSACNSSSLEPSHVLTACGLSQEIVHGSLRLTIGDMTGDDDVSYVLKTVPEVVQKLRNMSPLTPDELRTE
- the larE gene encoding ATP-dependent sacrificial sulfur transferase LarE, coding for MNSTAKEKYEFLKKILSSKEKIAVAYSGGADSALLSAIAASLPGTDAVGIFLNSPLVPEREYESAIKTAEEIGILLIVVDFDPLFIDGFSKNQKKRCYLCKKEMMKIIKGTAEQNGISDIADGLNASDISEFRPGIPACEEEGVWHPFVDADITKKDIREISRSLGFSFADKPSSACLASRIPYGDLITAEKLKIIESAEEVLFSLCLSTVRVRAHGDIARIETSIDDFEKILKNRELIAGEFKKLGFSYICLDVEGFRSGSLDRP